One Halobacterium sp. DL1 DNA window includes the following coding sequences:
- a CDS encoding abortive phage infection protein, with the protein MNDRYAQTVGFVVAGVGLAATFLDWAPVAELVTLTAGGFAGLAALAFALRRHGSGPDWLDAVAAVAGGGLVLASAYAILGITGTLPRGPLLALLAGLAAVSAGAAAVAGLEKAGVHERERRTFVAVVVSIAALLFGGLLAAVVVAFLPANPLVQVPVNTTIASVGYGIAGIVFVRSFDGGIDVSRPDRRDLLVAGVGVVAIFAVHVLLNVVVSTFSLPQSTHSLVETAKAHPEILPPLVVVSLVAIGPGEELLARNGVQKYLDGAYSGRAAIVAASLVFTGSHLLAYTGAGAPPGAVLVTLSRLFLVSLVLGVAYARTDDLFAPVVVHGVYDAVQFGLAYVAFT; encoded by the coding sequence GTGAACGACCGGTACGCGCAGACCGTCGGGTTCGTCGTCGCGGGCGTCGGCCTCGCCGCCACCTTCCTCGACTGGGCGCCCGTCGCGGAACTCGTGACGCTGACTGCCGGCGGATTCGCGGGCCTCGCCGCGCTCGCGTTCGCGCTCCGCCGCCACGGCTCCGGCCCCGACTGGCTCGACGCCGTCGCCGCCGTCGCCGGCGGCGGCCTCGTCCTCGCGTCGGCGTACGCGATTCTGGGCATCACCGGGACCCTCCCGCGCGGCCCCCTGCTCGCACTGCTCGCCGGTCTCGCTGCCGTGAGCGCGGGCGCCGCCGCCGTCGCGGGTCTCGAGAAGGCGGGCGTCCACGAGCGCGAGCGCCGGACGTTCGTGGCGGTGGTCGTCTCCATCGCGGCGCTGCTGTTCGGCGGCCTGCTCGCGGCCGTCGTCGTCGCCTTCCTCCCGGCGAATCCGCTCGTCCAGGTGCCCGTGAACACCACCATCGCGAGCGTCGGGTACGGCATCGCGGGAATCGTGTTCGTGCGCTCGTTCGACGGCGGCATCGACGTGAGCCGCCCGGACCGGCGGGACCTGCTCGTCGCCGGCGTCGGCGTCGTCGCCATCTTCGCGGTCCACGTGCTCCTGAACGTGGTCGTATCGACGTTCTCGCTCCCCCAGAGCACCCACAGCCTCGTCGAGACGGCGAAGGCCCACCCCGAGATTCTGCCGCCGCTCGTCGTGGTGTCGCTGGTCGCCATCGGTCCGGGGGAGGAGCTGCTCGCGCGCAACGGCGTCCAGAAGTACCTCGACGGGGCGTACTCCGGGCGCGCGGCCATCGTCGCCGCGTCGCTCGTGTTCACGGGGAGCCACCTGCTGGCGTACACCGGGGCTGGCGCGCCACCGGGCGCGGTGCTCGTGACGCTCTCCCGGCTCTTCCTCGTCTCGCTGGTCCTCGGCGTGGCCTACGCGCGAACCGACGACCTGTTCGCGCCGGTCGTCGTCCACGGCGTCTACGACGCCGTCCAGTTCGGGCTCGCCTACGTCGCGTTCACGTAG
- a CDS encoding CopG family transcripitonal regulator, with translation MPQKFSVVCDDSLSADIEELAREYDLSEQEVLRQLIENGLDEVS, from the coding sequence GTGCCCCAGAAGTTCTCCGTCGTCTGTGACGATTCGCTCTCGGCGGACATCGAGGAGCTGGCCCGGGAGTACGACCTCTCGGAGCAGGAGGTGCTCCGCCAGCTCATCGAGAACGGGCTCGATGAGGTCAGCTAG
- a CDS encoding DNA-binding protein, translating into MHVLDSSAFIHEYDVDGPTASVPEVREELTDSAGFRFDAASGSGMQVQVPGEAALRAVRNAAKRTGDDRELSETDRRLLAVAHELGGTLVTDDYAMQNVADELGVTVDVIAQEGIDERRDWNFQCAGCGREFDESKDRCPVCGSDLSRKRPR; encoded by the coding sequence GTGCACGTTCTCGACTCGTCGGCGTTCATCCACGAGTACGACGTGGACGGACCGACGGCGTCGGTGCCGGAGGTCCGCGAGGAGTTGACGGACTCCGCTGGCTTCCGCTTCGACGCCGCCTCGGGCAGCGGGATGCAGGTGCAGGTGCCCGGGGAGGCGGCGCTCCGCGCGGTCAGGAACGCCGCCAAGCGGACGGGCGACGACAGGGAACTCTCCGAGACGGACCGGCGCCTGCTCGCGGTAGCCCACGAACTTGGGGGGACGCTGGTCACCGACGACTACGCGATGCAGAACGTGGCCGACGAACTCGGCGTCACTGTCGACGTCATCGCCCAGGAAGGCATCGACGAGCGCCGCGACTGGAACTTCCAGTGTGCGGGCTGCGGCCGCGAGTTCGACGAGTCGAAGGACCGCTGTCCGGTCTGCGGGAGCGACCTCTCACGGAAACGCCCCCGCTAG
- a CDS encoding photosystem reaction center subunit H: MADILAENLSGKAVMGSDGTELGMLYNITMDLKSGKLEHLLVEEHEDSTVNIDFPTDEQGRYRVPVGRVQAVKDYIVVER, from the coding sequence ATGGCCGACATCCTCGCCGAGAACCTCTCCGGGAAGGCCGTGATGGGGTCGGACGGCACCGAACTCGGGATGCTGTACAACATCACGATGGACCTGAAGAGCGGGAAACTCGAACACCTCCTCGTGGAGGAGCACGAGGACTCGACGGTGAACATCGACTTCCCGACCGACGAACAGGGGCGCTACCGGGTACCGGTCGGACGCGTGCAGGCGGTGAAGGACTACATCGTCGTCGAGCGATAG
- a CDS encoding translation initiation factor IF-2 (protects formylmethionyl-tRNA from spontaneous hydrolysis and promotes its binding to the 30S ribosomal subunits during initiation of protein synthesis; also involved in the hydrolysis of GTP during the formation of the 70S ribosomal complex), with product MSDADTTETTGDLRTPIVAVLGHVDHGKTSLLDKIRGSAVIEGEAGAITQHIGATAVPLDVVSEVAGSLVDPTEFDLPGLLFIDTPGHHSFSTLRSRGGALADIAILVVDVNDGFQPQTEEAIRILKDTGTPFVVAANKIDTVPGWNPNEDSPVQQTYEAQSDRVRSDLDEKLYELIGELSDADFSSDLYWRVQDFQSNIGVIPVSAETGEGVPDLLTVLMGLAQRYMKAEMEVNIDGPGAGTVLEVKDEQGFGTTLDVILYDGTVRQGDQIVVGGKNDPIVTEVRALLKPRELAEIRTEKRFDDVPEMQAAAGLKIAAPDLDDAMAGAPVRAVGDRDVETVVEEVEAELAEVAVETEEEGVVVKADTLGSLEALVNALEEAEIPVMSAEVGDVAPRDVAMATTVDEEKHRVLLGFNVEVLAAAEQKAENEDVRLFESDVIYQLVEEYETFVDEREREQKEAIFENIVRPARFRILKDHTFRQSDPAVVGVEVVSGTLKRNTPVGRIEGNELDRVGVVKGIQDQGEDVDEARAGNRVSVSIDGPTVGRDIEEGDELWVDLPEKHAKVLEQELAEEIPADEREALKAYLEIQRKRDPFWGK from the coding sequence ATGTCCGACGCAGACACCACGGAAACCACCGGGGACCTCCGCACGCCAATCGTGGCGGTCCTCGGCCACGTCGACCACGGGAAGACCAGCCTCCTGGACAAGATACGCGGCTCCGCCGTCATCGAGGGCGAGGCCGGCGCCATCACCCAGCACATCGGCGCGACAGCCGTGCCGCTGGACGTGGTGTCGGAGGTCGCGGGCAGCCTCGTCGACCCGACGGAGTTCGACCTGCCGGGCCTGCTGTTCATCGACACGCCCGGCCACCACTCGTTCTCGACGCTGCGCTCGCGGGGCGGCGCGCTCGCGGACATCGCCATCCTCGTCGTGGACGTCAACGACGGCTTCCAGCCCCAGACCGAGGAGGCCATCCGCATCCTCAAGGACACGGGGACGCCGTTCGTCGTCGCGGCGAACAAGATAGACACCGTGCCGGGGTGGAACCCCAACGAGGACTCGCCGGTCCAGCAGACCTACGAGGCCCAGTCCGACCGCGTCAGGTCGGACCTCGACGAGAAACTGTACGAACTCATCGGCGAACTCTCCGACGCGGACTTCTCATCGGACCTCTACTGGCGCGTCCAGGACTTCCAGTCGAACATCGGCGTCATCCCGGTGTCCGCGGAGACCGGCGAGGGCGTCCCCGACCTCCTCACGGTGCTGATGGGGCTCGCACAGCGCTACATGAAGGCCGAGATGGAGGTCAACATCGACGGGCCGGGCGCCGGGACGGTCCTCGAGGTGAAAGACGAACAGGGGTTCGGGACGACCCTCGACGTCATCCTCTACGACGGCACCGTCCGGCAGGGCGACCAGATCGTCGTCGGCGGGAAGAACGACCCCATCGTGACGGAGGTGCGCGCGCTCCTGAAGCCACGCGAACTCGCCGAGATCCGGACGGAGAAGCGCTTCGACGACGTACCCGAGATGCAGGCCGCGGCCGGCCTGAAGATAGCGGCGCCCGACCTCGACGACGCGATGGCGGGCGCGCCGGTACGCGCCGTCGGCGACCGAGACGTCGAGACCGTCGTCGAGGAGGTGGAGGCCGAACTCGCGGAGGTCGCCGTCGAGACGGAGGAGGAAGGCGTCGTCGTGAAGGCCGACACGCTCGGCAGCCTCGAGGCGCTCGTCAACGCCCTCGAGGAGGCCGAGATTCCCGTGATGTCCGCGGAGGTCGGCGACGTCGCGCCCCGCGACGTGGCGATGGCGACCACCGTCGACGAGGAGAAACACCGCGTCCTCCTCGGGTTCAACGTCGAGGTGCTCGCGGCGGCCGAGCAGAAGGCCGAGAACGAGGACGTCAGACTGTTCGAGAGCGACGTCATCTACCAGCTCGTCGAGGAGTACGAGACGTTCGTCGACGAGCGCGAGCGCGAGCAGAAGGAGGCCATCTTCGAGAACATCGTGCGGCCCGCGCGGTTCCGCATCCTGAAGGACCACACGTTCCGCCAGAGCGACCCCGCCGTCGTCGGCGTCGAAGTGGTCTCCGGGACGCTGAAGCGCAACACGCCGGTCGGCCGCATCGAGGGCAACGAACTCGACCGCGTCGGCGTCGTGAAGGGCATCCAGGACCAGGGAGAGGACGTCGACGAAGCGCGGGCTGGCAACCGCGTCAGCGTCTCCATCGACGGGCCGACGGTCGGCCGCGACATCGAGGAGGGCGACGAACTGTGGGTCGACCTCCCGGAGAAACACGCGAAGGTCCTCGAGCAGGAACTCGCCGAGGAGATTCCCGCCGACGAGCGCGAGGCACTGAAGGCCTACCTCGAGATTCAGCGCAAGCGCGACCCCTTCTGGGGGAAGTGA